In the genome of Deltaproteobacteria bacterium, the window GGCGCGCACCAGGGCGAGCGCGAAGAGGAGCACCAGTGCGACCCCTGCGAGTCCGCCCTCGGCCGCGAGCTCGAGATAGTCGTTATGGGCATGATCCCAGATGCCGCCCTCGACGGGCGGCGCCTGGTACGGACGGAAGGCATGCAGCCACGAGCCGAGACCGGTGCCGAACAGCGGATGGTCGCGGACGATCGCGGAGCCTGCGGCGCTCACGGCGAGGCGGCTCGCGAGGCTCACGTCCACGGCCTCGGCGGCGCGCACCTCGTCGGCGGCGCGCCAGAGGGCGACCGAGAGGCCTGCCGCCAGCACGAGGGCGAGCGCCACGGCCGCGGCTGCCCACCGCCTGCGCGGGCTGCGGCCCGCGCTCGACGCCATCCCCGCGCCGGCGACGGCGAGGCCGACGAGCAGAGCCGCCCTTCCGCCCCGCGAGCCGCTCGCCACGTGGGCGAGCGCCATGAGCAGCAGGCCGGCGCACGCGGCCAACGGCGCCCAGAGACGTCGCTGGTGGACGATCAGCGCCGAGACCCACGCTTGCCGGGGGTGCATGCCCCTCCCCCGCGCCGCATGGGCCGCCCGGCCGAGCCGGCGGCGGACCCGGTCCATGACTACGAGGACGTAGGCGACGGTCGCAGGAATCACCATCTCCAGCCACGCGGCGAAGTGGTTCGGGTTGACGAAGGGGCCCGATACCCGCTCGCTCGACGCCGGAACGCCCGTGACCCAGAGGATGCTTCCGTTGCCGGCCAGCTCCGACAGGAGCCCGAGGCAGGCGAGGAGCACGCCCCCGGCGATCAGCGTCAGCAGGAGCCGCGCGAAGACCATGGGACGTCCATCTCCTGCGGGGTCCCGGGTGCGCCAGGGATAGGAGACGGCGACGACGAAGGCTCCGAGCCCGATCGAGAACCGGCCGAGCGCGGCCCACGCCGCGTAGGGGTCGAGGGCGAGCGGCCGCCAGAGCGCCCAGCCGCCGGCGCCGGGCCAGCCCGGGAGCATCTCGGAGTAGAGGCGGGCCGTGGCGGGTGCGATCCAGCGGAGCACGGCCGGGGGCAGCGGCAGGGTCGTCGCGAGCGCGAGTGCAACCAGGCCGACGAGCGCTGCGATCCCCGGCGGGTATGGGGCGCCACGGCGCCGCCGCTCGCGGAGCGTCACGGCGAGCAGGAGAAGAATCACGGCCGAGGCGGCGGTCACGGCCCACGCCTGGCGTCCGCCCAGGAAGAGCGGCAGCCCGAGCACCAGCGCCTGCAAGGTGCAGAGCAGCCTGCGATCGACGGGGCTCATGCGCGCGCCTCCGCCGGCGGCTGCTGGTCGTCGCGGTAGTAGTCGTCATAGAAGTAGAAGTCTCCCCAGGCGAGGTCGACGTTGTTCACCACCACGCCGAGGAGGCGGGCGCCCGCCATCGCCAGCCGGTCGCGGGCATGGCGCACGAGCTCGCGCGGGGTGGCATGCCCCTTCACCACGAGCACCACGGCGTCGGCCATCGTCGCGAGCACCACGGCATCCGTCACGGGCAGCACGGGCGGCGTGTCGACGATCACGAAGTCGTACTGCCCCCTCAGCTCCGCGAGTGCCTGGCGCATACGCACCGAGCCCACCAGCTCGGCCGGGGCCACCGTCAAGGGCCCCGCCGGAATGAAGGACAGCGGGGGCGCGTCGAGGGTCTGGAGGACGCTCCCCAGCTCCACCTCGCCCGCCAGACAGCTCGAGAGCCCGCACGCGGCGTCGACGCCGAGCAGGCGATGGCACCGCGGGTGGCGCAGGTCGGCGTCGAGCAGCAGCACGCGCGACCCCGCCTGGGCGAGCGCCGTGGCGAGATTGATGCTCCCCACCGTCTTGCCCTCCGCGGCCCGGGTGCTGGTCACCAGGATCACCTTGGGCGGCGCCTCCGGTACGGAGAAGAGGACGGCGGTGCGGAAGCTGCGGAACGCCTCGGCGACCCGGGACCACGGCTCCCGGAGGACCACCAGGTCGCTGGGGCCCCCGGCCCCGTCCTCGCCGCTGCTGCCGTTCGTCGCCGGGCCGTTCGCGTCGGGCATGGCCGGGAGCCCGCGGGCGTGGAGGGCGCGCGCGGTCGCGCGCCGGGCGAGCGCGAAGTTGGGGATGACGGCGAGCGTCGGCAGCCGGAGCAACCCTTCCACCTCGTGGCGGCTCTTGACGCTCTGGTCGAAGTACTCGCAGCCGAAGGCCGCTCCCACCGCGAGCACGAGCCCCGCGAGCACGCCGAGGGTGAGGTCGAGGGGCATGTTCGGCCTGCTCGCATGCAGGGGCACCTCGGCCCGCTCGATGACCCGCACGTTGGAGGCGGCGAGCTCCGAGTTCACGGCCGTCTCCATCTGCTGCTTGAGCAACGAGGCATGGAGCGCGTGGCCGGTTTCCACGTCGTTCTTGAGCAGCTGGTAGCGAGCCCCGAGGTCGCGCAGCTCGACCGCCGTCGCACCCAGGTGCGCGAGCTTGCGCCGCAGCTCCTCCTCGCGCAGCTGGGCGGCCTCGTCGCGGCTGCGGACCGCCGCCACCTCCTGCGCGACCTCGGCGCCGAGCTGCTGCTCGATCTCGGCCTGCTGCCGCCCGAGCTCCAGGATCTGCGGGTGCTTCGGGCCGAGCCGCTGCCCGAGGCCCGCCCGCTGGGCGCGGAGGTCGAGGAGCGCCAGGTGCAGCTTCTGGATGCCCGGACGGTCGAGGAAGTAGGCGAGGGCGTCGCCGTGGGGCCGGGTGAGGAACTCGTATCGGCTGTGGAGCGCGAGCCGGGCGCCTTCCGCCTTGCTGAGCAGACTCGAGACGTCCGCGATCCTCTGTGCGACCGTCTTCTGCTCTTCGTTGATGGCGACGTTCGGGTGCTCGGCAGCGAAGCGGCTGAGCGCCGCCTCCGCGCGGTCCACCTGGTCCCGCGACTCGCGCAGCTGGCGACCCAGGAACTCCTTGGCGGTGACGTCGTCGGCGCGCCGCGCCTCCTCGTTGGCCTCCAGGTACGCCTGCGTGTGGGCCGCCGCCAGGAAGGCCGAGAGGGAGGGGCTGGGGGTCGTGAAGCGCACCGCCACGAGGTCCGTCCCGCGGATCTCCTGGACCGAGAGGTAGCGCATGTAGCGGTCGATCAGGGCGGGATCGACCGACCCTCGACCCGCGCTCCCGTCCTCGGAGGGCCCCGCCGGGGCCGTCTCGAGGCCGCGCGGGCGGAGGAGCCGGAGCATGGTCCCGCTGAGCGACAGGAGGCCGCGCCGGCGGGAGCCCGGATCGAGGAAGGCCTCGCTGTCGGCGAGCCCACGGCTGCGGATGACGCGCTCCGCCAGGTCGCGGCTCTGCAGCGCCGCCACCTGCGTGCTGAGGAAGGTCGCGGCGCCGTTTGCGGAAGGGTCCCCGTCGTCGAGGCGGAGCACATTGCCCTCGAGGCGGAGCTGGATGGGGGACTGGCGCGCGAGCTCGAGCCGCGTCGACGCGCTGTAGAGGCGAGGCGTGAGGAGCGTGGCGAAGACCGTCAACCCGAACGTGAGCCCGAAGCAGGTGGCTGCCAGCCAGCGGTACTTGTGGAGCACCCAGAGGTACTCCCGCAGGTGGCGCGGCGCCCCGCTGAACTCGGCGTCGATGATCGGCGGCGGGAGATATCCGCCCGGCGGCGTCGGTTGCGCGCCCGTCGGGTCGGGCAGCGGGAACAGCGGTCGATCGGCGGCGGCCACGGATAACCTCTCCGCTAGAAGAGCAGCACGTTGCCCCCGACGCGCACCAGATCACGAGCGACGGTCCACACGCCCCACGGAACGAGGCGGGCGCCCGCGCTGGGGACGCGCACGACGTCGCCGTCGGTGATCGGCACGTCGGGCGAGCGGCCCTCCGCGATGGCCTCGAGGTCGACCGTGAAGGAGTGCTCCTCGCCGGGGCCGAGGACACGCTTCACGGTGGCGTGGTGGCGGTCGGCCGGGAAGAGATTCCCCCCGGCGGCCGCGATCGCGCCGCTCAGCGTGAGGCCGCGGGTGACCGGATAGGAGCCCGGCTTGTCCACCCAGCCGTCGACGAGCACGCTCCCGGCGGGGGAGACCGTGATGACGTCTCCGGGGCGCACGCGGGGATCGAGTCGCCCCGCGTGGCCCCCGCTGGCATGGAGGAGAACCTCGAGGTCGATCCGCATCGGCGCGCCGGCCGGCGCCGTCTGCCCCGGCCCGGACGAGGTCGAGCCCCCCACGGGCACGAACTCGACCACCCGGCCGGCCTCCTTGGTCGGCCCGCCGGCCGCCCAGACGAGGTCGGAGAGTGTCGCCCGCGGGCGCGTGAGGGGATAGAGGCCGGGGCGCTCGACGCTGCCGACCACCGCGACGACCCGGCTGCGGTACTCCGCGATCTGCACGCTCACCTGCGGCACGCGGAGGATCCCGGCCTCCACGAGGCGCCGCGCGATCTCCGCTTCCAGCTCGGTCGGGGTGAACCCCTCGGCCCGCACCAGGCCGATCAGGGGAAGGCTCACGTAGCCGCTGGCGTTCACGCGCACGCCCTGCACCGCGGGTGCCGCCGCCACAGCGGCCGGCCCCGGGGCGCCGAGCCCCGGCCGCGGCCACGGGCCCTGCACGTCGACCAGGTCCGGGATGCGGATCTCGAGCAGATCGTCCGGTCCGATCCGGTAGCCGCCGTCCGAGGGCTCGAGCGCGCGCTCGGCGGCGAGCGCTTCGAGACGGGTTCGGTCCCGCGCGCTCATCACGTCGCCCGCCACGGCAGCCGACGAGGGCTCGGGCCGCCCGGGGCCGGTGCCGACCTGGGGCCTCGCCCCGAGGCCGCAGCCGCTGCCGAGCGCAGACCCGATCAGGAGCGCGACGGCTGTCGAGCGGAGGGTCACGACGGAGATCGAGTCGGGCAGTCGGGGAAGTGCGCGCACCGGAGCTTCCCGTTCCGTCCCTGGCAGCAGGCGCGTTGTACGATGACGGCCGGCCGCCGCCGTTCGGTGGGACACGCCTTGGTTTGGGTTCGCACGAGCGTCGTCCCGGTCGGGCAGTGGAGGGACGCCGCAGGGTCCGCCCGCGCGGGCGACGGCAGGGCCAGACCCGCCCAGAGGAGGAGCATCGCCGCAGACGGTCTTCTCATGTGACTCGCTCCCGCAAGGGGTCTTGCATTTCCTATGGCTTCCGTGCCCGAGTGCTGTCTGGCAAGCCTGCATCATCGCCCGTGGCGGCTCCGTTGCCGGGACCTTGCACGCGCCACCGTCCGGGCTCGTGTGTGAGCATCTCCAGGAAGCGGCGGTAGAGATCGCAGCGCCGGTAGTGCTCGGTCAGGCAGAAGCGATTCAGGTGCACGAGCGGCGGGACGTGCATCGACTCCAAATCCGCGCGGCAGATGGGCGCCGCGGTGCTGTAGAGGCACGGACACTTCACCATCGATTCCCAGCGCCGTCTTGCATGCCTCCGGCAACTCCTCTTCGGCTCGGCGACGGAAGCGGGGCCTGAGCGTGCGAGCGAGCAACCGCCGTGCCGCTTGCGTCGCCCGTGTCTGCCGCCGCCCGGCTATCGAGGCCGCTGCGCCGACCGGCGCCCGAGCGTCCGCCATGCCCGGGGACGCCGCGCCGGCGATTCCAGAAGCGCACCGCGGAGGTGTGCTCTCACCCCGTCGTGAGCGCGCAGGAGGAACCTCCCCGGTGCGCTTCGGACGCATCTCGCCCTCGCGCCGCACCGAAGCGCACCTCGTCGGTGCGATCAGAGCGGCTGGGTTCCGCCCGCGACGGGCACCCGACGAGCGCGCACGCGCAGCGGCCGGAAGTCCCGCCGCGAGAGCCCGTGCCGCTTCATCAGGGTGCGGACGTGCTTGGTCGTGATGCCGGCATGCAGGGCGACCTTCTTGATGCTCCCCTGGCAGCGGCGCAGCAGCGAGAGGAGGTAGAGGCTCTCGAACATCCCCAGGGCGCGTCGCCGGGCGACGCGGAAGGGAAGGCCCATGTCCTCCGCCGGGAGTCGCCCCGATCCGGAATGCACGCCGAGGACGAGGTGCGCGGCCTCGATCATTTCGCCGGGACACTCGACGATGGCGCGTTCGATGACGTTCTCGAGCTCCCGCACGTTTCCCGGCCAGTCACGGGCGACGAGGAGGTCGAGGGCCTCGTGGCTGACCCGAGAGACACCGGGGCGCTTCAGCAGCAGTCGCTTCTGGTCGATGAAGTAGCTGACGAGCAGCGGGATGTCTTCCCGCCGCTCGCGCAACGGCGGGAGATGGATCTCGACCACCGTCAGGCGATGGAGCAGGTCTTCCCTGAAGGCGCCCGCTCGCACGCGCGAGGCAAGATCGGCGTTGCTGGCGGTGATCAGGCGAAAGTCGCTGCGGATCAGGCTCGAGCCGCCGACGCGTCGAAACTCGCGCTCCTGCAACACGCGCAGGAGCTTTGCCTGGGCCTCGAGGGCCAAGTTCGCGATCTCGTCGAGGAAAAGGGTGGCGCCGTCCGCCAGCTCGAAGACGCCCACCCGCCGACGGTCGGCGCCGGTGAAGGCGCCGCGTTCGTGGCCGAAGAACTCGCTCTCGAGCAACGTCGGCGCGACGGCGTTGCAGTCCACGGCGACGAACTCCCGGGACGCTCGGTGGCTCAGCTTGTGGACGAGTCGGGCGACGAGCTCCTTGCCGGTGCCGGTCTCACCCGTGATCAAGACCGACACGTCGGCCGTCGCCACCTGCTGAACCTGGCGGAAGACTCCCTGTAGCGCGGGGCTGCGGCTGACCAGCCTGCGCTCGCTGTCCACCTCGACGTGGACCGTATCCCTGCTCGCGCTTGGCATCTAGACTAGTGCCGTTGTTCGGATGATCGCACCCGAGAGCGCGAAGTCTCAGTGTCAATAGGCGCGTGCACTTCAAGCTGTCAATAACGCTGTGCCCAAGATGGGTCGAGGAACCAGGCTTCGTCGACGCTCGCGCGCGAGGCGCGCATTTGCTCCTCGCGCTGCCCGCTCACCCCTCCGGAACGCGAGTTCTCCCCGACCTTCTCCCTCGCGGTCCCGTCCTTGCGGGTGGCGGCCCTCTGGAGTCATTCCCGGCGCACTCCTAGCTGCCGTTCTCCGCCGTCAATGCGCTCAGAACGTCGGGATGGTTCGCCAGGCTGTCGCCGAGGTAGGCCCAGGAAAAGACGACGTAGCCCTCCATGCGCGACGCACGCCAGTGCCGAAACTCTTCGTGGAGCTCCTCCACGGTCGGCCAGCGATAGTAGGAGTCCGCGAACGCCTGCACGACCGCCCAGTAGCGGGGCACCTTTGCTGCCTCGAGCAGGCCGATGGTTTCGTCGATCTTCGCGTAGACGCA includes:
- a CDS encoding polysaccharide biosynthesis tyrosine autokinase — protein: MAAADRPLFPLPDPTGAQPTPPGGYLPPPIIDAEFSGAPRHLREYLWVLHKYRWLAATCFGLTFGLTVFATLLTPRLYSASTRLELARQSPIQLRLEGNVLRLDDGDPSANGAATFLSTQVAALQSRDLAERVIRSRGLADSEAFLDPGSRRRGLLSLSGTMLRLLRPRGLETAPAGPSEDGSAGRGSVDPALIDRYMRYLSVQEIRGTDLVAVRFTTPSPSLSAFLAAAHTQAYLEANEEARRADDVTAKEFLGRQLRESRDQVDRAEAALSRFAAEHPNVAINEEQKTVAQRIADVSSLLSKAEGARLALHSRYEFLTRPHGDALAYFLDRPGIQKLHLALLDLRAQRAGLGQRLGPKHPQILELGRQQAEIEQQLGAEVAQEVAAVRSRDEAAQLREEELRRKLAHLGATAVELRDLGARYQLLKNDVETGHALHASLLKQQMETAVNSELAASNVRVIERAEVPLHASRPNMPLDLTLGVLAGLVLAVGAAFGCEYFDQSVKSRHEVEGLLRLPTLAVIPNFALARRATARALHARGLPAMPDANGPATNGSSGEDGAGGPSDLVVLREPWSRVAEAFRSFRTAVLFSVPEAPPKVILVTSTRAAEGKTVGSINLATALAQAGSRVLLLDADLRHPRCHRLLGVDAACGLSSCLAGEVELGSVLQTLDAPPLSFIPAGPLTVAPAELVGSVRMRQALAELRGQYDFVIVDTPPVLPVTDAVVLATMADAVVLVVKGHATPRELVRHARDRLAMAGARLLGVVVNNVDLAWGDFYFYDDYYRDDQQPPAEARA
- a CDS encoding polysaccharide export protein — its product is MMQACQTALGHGSHRKCKTPCGSESHEKTVCGDAPPLGGSGPAVARAGGPCGVPPLPDRDDARANPNQGVSHRTAAAGRHRTTRLLPGTEREAPVRALPRLPDSISVVTLRSTAVALLIGSALGSGCGLGARPQVGTGPGRPEPSSAAVAGDVMSARDRTRLEALAAERALEPSDGGYRIGPDDLLEIRIPDLVDVQGPWPRPGLGAPGPAAVAAAPAVQGVRVNASGYVSLPLIGLVRAEGFTPTELEAEIARRLVEAGILRVPQVSVQIAEYRSRVVAVVGSVERPGLYPLTRPRATLSDLVWAAGGPTKEAGRVVEFVPVGGSTSSGPGQTAPAGAPMRIDLEVLLHASGGHAGRLDPRVRPGDVITVSPAGSVLVDGWVDKPGSYPVTRGLTLSGAIAAAGGNLFPADRHHATVKRVLGPGEEHSFTVDLEAIAEGRSPDVPITDGDVVRVPSAGARLVPWGVWTVARDLVRVGGNVLLF
- a CDS encoding sigma-54-dependent Fis family transcriptional regulator, whose amino-acid sequence is MPSASRDTVHVEVDSERRLVSRSPALQGVFRQVQQVATADVSVLITGETGTGKELVARLVHKLSHRASREFVAVDCNAVAPTLLESEFFGHERGAFTGADRRRVGVFELADGATLFLDEIANLALEAQAKLLRVLQEREFRRVGGSSLIRSDFRLITASNADLASRVRAGAFREDLLHRLTVVEIHLPPLRERREDIPLLVSYFIDQKRLLLKRPGVSRVSHEALDLLVARDWPGNVRELENVIERAIVECPGEMIEAAHLVLGVHSGSGRLPAEDMGLPFRVARRRALGMFESLYLLSLLRRCQGSIKKVALHAGITTKHVRTLMKRHGLSRRDFRPLRVRARRVPVAGGTQPL